One Fibrobacter sp. UBA4297 DNA window includes the following coding sequences:
- a CDS encoding phosphoglycerate dehydrogenase: MATIKTMNNISKKGLSLFGSFYQVSDSIENPDAILVRSAQVDTDNYDGLLAVARAGAGVNNITIDKASAKGICVFNTPGANANAVAELVMTVLGMAVRNADKAAAWVKNLDVNDPDLAKTVESGKKKFAGMELAGKTLGVVGLGKIGVLVANYARWKNMRVIAYEPYPNANNMHELSNKVEIADLDTVIANSDFLTVHVPFIKGVTENLLNKKNLAQFKGSYIMNFARGGIVEMDPVNEMLASGSLLGYLCDFPTAELIKNDKVTCFPHLGASTEEAEENCAVMAVEELKDYIEYGCVRNSVNFPALVDHPHAGIKSRVVVINQDVPNMISEITKVFGAEGINIASFSNKSNGKIGYNLVDVESKVDDSIIEKLGKLDKVIKVRVIHF, encoded by the coding sequence ATGGCAACTATTAAGACGATGAACAACATTTCCAAGAAAGGCTTGAGCCTGTTTGGCTCGTTCTACCAGGTTTCCGATTCTATCGAAAATCCGGATGCTATCTTGGTGCGTTCTGCTCAGGTCGATACGGATAACTACGATGGCCTTTTGGCTGTCGCTCGCGCCGGTGCAGGCGTGAACAACATCACGATTGACAAGGCTTCTGCAAAGGGCATTTGCGTGTTCAACACTCCGGGTGCAAACGCAAACGCTGTTGCTGAACTCGTGATGACTGTGCTCGGCATGGCTGTCCGTAATGCAGACAAGGCTGCTGCTTGGGTCAAGAACCTCGATGTGAACGATCCGGATCTCGCCAAGACGGTCGAAAGCGGCAAGAAGAAGTTTGCTGGTATGGAACTTGCCGGCAAGACTCTCGGTGTTGTTGGCCTCGGCAAGATTGGTGTGCTCGTTGCTAACTATGCCCGTTGGAAGAACATGCGCGTGATCGCTTACGAACCGTATCCGAATGCAAACAACATGCATGAACTTTCTAACAAGGTCGAAATTGCTGATCTCGACACCGTGATTGCAAATTCTGACTTCCTCACGGTCCACGTTCCGTTCATCAAGGGTGTTACCGAAAACCTCCTCAACAAGAAGAACCTCGCTCAGTTCAAGGGTTCCTACATCATGAACTTTGCTCGTGGTGGCATCGTTGAAATGGATCCGGTGAATGAAATGCTCGCTTCTGGTTCCCTCCTGGGCTACCTCTGCGACTTCCCGACTGCAGAACTTATCAAGAACGACAAGGTCACTTGCTTCCCGCACCTCGGCGCTTCTACTGAAGAAGCCGAAGAAAACTGCGCAGTCATGGCTGTTGAAGAATTGAAGGATTACATCGAATACGGTTGCGTCCGCAATTCTGTGAACTTCCCGGCTCTCGTCGATCATCCGCATGCTGGCATCAAGAGCCGCGTTGTCGTTATCAACCAGGACGTTCCGAACATGATTTCTGAAATCACGAAGGTGTTCGGTGCAGAAGGCATCAACATTGCTTCTTTCAGCAACAAGAGCA